One Oceanicoccus sagamiensis genomic region harbors:
- a CDS encoding ABC transporter ATP-binding protein/permease, which produces MIGVDDRLVTPATMKWVRVGLIAGLATIPATILLYYVLGLAIDAAVDGNNMLRSWIAAFVGLVLLKAALAWVFRTGQFRASSSAKLNVRDQIYKQVIKLGPGLLGKRRTGEMANTATEGVEYLDYYFSVYFVQIWVAIAIPIFLCAAIFYIDWVVGLWMLAGVPLTPLFVGMAAQGFRKISGSNEETKNRNFAQYLDSIQGMSTLKMFNMDKRRGKEMEEGNELQRQQTMRLLMVAQFQFVFLELGFALFSTAFAMGVSLYRYSGGFMSAGEVVAVIFMSLEFSRTLLLIGEFFFAGALGREVAAKVVKFLDEEAPVKSDAGNNPGSTKGRAISIEFKAVDFTYPGAEEPAIKNLTMALQPNETVALIGKSGSGKTTVTNLMLRTLDPNKGHIYFDGHKDEELSLDWIREQIALVPQDPFLFFGTIADNLRIAKDDASEAELEAALKAAELWEFVQSSPAGINTMVGDQGTALSGGQAQRLAIARALLKDAPIVVLDEPTSQIDVETEALLNRAIERLTKNKTVLLIAHRLSTIEQADRIVVMDHGAVSESGTRQELLDHDGIYASMIKTKQNIEREAAVPVA; this is translated from the coding sequence ATGATTGGTGTTGATGACAGGCTGGTAACACCGGCAACGATGAAATGGGTAAGGGTAGGGCTGATTGCCGGTCTTGCTACCATTCCAGCGACCATCCTTCTTTATTATGTTCTGGGTTTGGCGATTGATGCCGCTGTCGATGGTAACAATATGTTGCGTAGCTGGATTGCCGCCTTTGTTGGGCTGGTATTGTTAAAAGCGGCCTTGGCATGGGTGTTCCGTACCGGGCAATTCCGTGCTTCCAGTTCTGCCAAACTTAATGTCCGTGACCAAATCTATAAACAGGTGATCAAGCTAGGTCCCGGACTTTTAGGTAAGCGCCGTACCGGTGAGATGGCTAACACTGCCACTGAGGGGGTGGAATACCTCGACTATTATTTCAGTGTTTACTTTGTGCAAATCTGGGTGGCTATCGCTATCCCTATTTTTCTTTGTGCGGCCATCTTTTATATCGATTGGGTCGTGGGTTTATGGATGCTGGCAGGCGTACCGCTAACGCCTTTGTTTGTGGGTATGGCTGCACAGGGTTTTAGAAAAATCAGTGGCAGCAATGAAGAAACCAAAAACCGTAACTTTGCCCAGTACCTGGATTCTATCCAGGGTATGAGCACGCTAAAAATGTTTAATATGGACAAGCGTCGCGGCAAAGAAATGGAAGAGGGCAACGAGCTCCAGCGTCAGCAAACTATGCGCTTATTAATGGTGGCGCAGTTTCAGTTTGTTTTTCTTGAATTAGGCTTTGCGTTGTTTTCAACGGCTTTTGCCATGGGTGTTTCGCTATACCGTTACAGTGGCGGCTTTATGTCAGCGGGGGAAGTGGTCGCGGTTATCTTTATGAGCCTGGAGTTTAGCCGTACCTTATTATTAATCGGTGAATTCTTTTTTGCCGGTGCTTTAGGTCGTGAAGTGGCTGCAAAAGTTGTTAAGTTTCTCGATGAGGAAGCCCCCGTTAAAAGTGATGCCGGAAATAACCCCGGTTCAACTAAAGGCCGTGCTATTAGCATCGAATTTAAAGCCGTTGATTTTACTTACCCGGGAGCAGAAGAGCCTGCCATTAAAAACCTGACCATGGCGTTACAACCCAATGAAACTGTAGCGTTAATCGGTAAATCCGGTTCCGGTAAAACCACCGTCACTAATTTAATGCTAAGGACGCTGGACCCAAATAAGGGGCATATATATTTTGATGGCCATAAAGATGAAGAACTGTCGCTGGATTGGATTCGAGAACAAATTGCTTTAGTGCCGCAGGATCCGTTTCTATTTTTTGGCACCATTGCCGATAATCTGCGCATTGCTAAAGACGACGCCAGCGAAGCTGAGTTGGAAGCAGCGCTAAAAGCCGCGGAGCTTTGGGAATTTGTGCAAAGCAGCCCTGCCGGTATCAATACTATGGTAGGTGATCAGGGTACAGCACTTAGTGGCGGTCAGGCGCAACGATTAGCCATAGCCCGCGCGCTATTAAAAGATGCGCCAATCGTTGTACTTGATGAGCCAACCTCACAAATAGATGTTGAAACCGAGGCCTTATTAAACCGCGCTATTGAACGTCTAACGAAGAATAAAACCGTATTATTGATTGCACATCGCCTAAGTACGATTGAGCAGGCTGACCGTATTGTTGTTATGGACCACGGTGCCGTTAGTGAGAGTGGCACCCGACAAGAGCTGCTGGATCACGATGGTATTTACGCCAGCATGATTAAGACTAAACAAAATATTGAAAGAGAAGCGGCAGTTCCCGTTGCGTAA
- a CDS encoding NapC/NirT family cytochrome c has product MNLLKAFWARLIKPSNAAVGIVLFMGFMGGLIFWGAFNTGMEATNSEEFCSSCHAPIVAEIRETIHYSNRSGVRAICSDCHVPHEWTDKIVRKVQASKELVAFAMGTINTPEKFKARRAHLAEREWVRFKNNDSLECRNCHQFEYMDFSEQSNRSAKQHSTALASGEKTCVDCHKGVAHKLPDMHGVEGW; this is encoded by the coding sequence ATGAATTTGTTAAAAGCTTTTTGGGCTCGGCTAATAAAACCAAGCAATGCCGCCGTTGGCATTGTATTGTTTATGGGGTTTATGGGCGGGCTTATTTTTTGGGGCGCCTTTAACACTGGTATGGAAGCTACCAACTCGGAAGAGTTTTGTTCCAGCTGTCATGCACCCATTGTGGCTGAAATACGCGAAACCATTCACTATTCAAACCGGTCAGGTGTAAGGGCTATATGCTCAGATTGTCACGTACCTCACGAGTGGACAGATAAAATAGTGCGCAAGGTTCAGGCATCAAAAGAGCTGGTGGCTTTTGCGATGGGAACAATTAATACCCCGGAGAAATTCAAAGCTCGTAGAGCGCATTTGGCTGAACGTGAGTGGGTTCGATTTAAAAACAATGACTCACTAGAGTGTCGAAATTGCCATCAGTTTGAATATATGGATTTTTCTGAACAGAGTAACCGTAGCGCCAAGCAGCACTCCACTGCGCTGGCCTCTGGTGAAAAAACCTGTGTGGATTGCCACAAAGGCGTCGCCCATAAATTACCTGACATGCATGGTGTTGAAGGCTGGTAA
- a CDS encoding nitrate reductase cytochrome c-type subunit, with product MNKRLITFLSVCLLLSGTASAELNNPGGNGGVQSLRGATELDQTRPAEALKKYPREQVLTSEYVYQPPLVPHNIRGYEVSLNANKCLSCHSWKNAKEMGATKISVTHYVNREDAVLADVSPRRYFCLQCHVPQANAKPLVENVFRPVESLR from the coding sequence ATGAATAAACGACTAATAACATTTTTGTCAGTCTGTTTGTTATTATCAGGCACCGCCAGTGCTGAGCTTAACAACCCCGGCGGTAATGGCGGGGTACAGTCTTTGCGTGGCGCCACAGAACTGGATCAGACACGCCCGGCAGAAGCCTTAAAAAAGTACCCAAGAGAGCAAGTGTTGACCAGTGAATATGTCTATCAGCCGCCCTTGGTACCACACAATATTCGTGGCTACGAGGTTTCTCTCAATGCTAACAAGTGCTTATCATGCCACAGCTGGAAGAACGCCAAAGAAATGGGCGCGACCAAAATCAGCGTAACGCATTATGTTAATAGAGAAGATGCGGTATTGGCGGACGTGTCGCCCCGTCGTTATTTTTGTTTGCAATGCCACGTTCCGCAGGCGAATGCTAAACCACTAGTCGAGAATGTATTTAGACCCGTCGAGTCACTTCGATAG
- a CDS encoding ABC transporter ATP-binding protein has product MSTSTATPKASNLQIILRLLTYMTPFNNIMITSLVARIIRCCGQAAVLGIAAASVGLYINSAEPGVVNWDVIWTQAKWIAFFGTIVGFGSYIENYTGHYVAFRILAAFRDKFYYAMLPLAPAKTSRLQSGDAVSRVMTDCERIEPFYAHTIAPAIAAVFVPALILVWCWTVDESLVYVLLPFYVANTVLLPWLVSKLGGDGVEYRQQLGEVNGFVADSIQGVRDTVAFGYEKKRAEELYNMGATMQKGQDKLYGADANQRGLAEVFITVGILASAWWGIELALAGVIDPLVELPAVIAVSIVGFYLSVGLANNFTDYRVSLIAARRLFAMMDETPAVQDTAKGPVAGPVDSAISFDNVSFEYDASDDQWSRKKKIFDGFSFDLPAGKHFALVGPSGTGKSTVVNLLLRQWDPQSGNISIGGHQAQEFPLEDLQDLFAVVSQRSFIFNDTLKENIRMGSYDAADAEIQAAAEQAGLGEFLAASPDGLDTQAGERGSKISGGQRQRVAIARAILKDSPFVLLDEATSALDVETELSVMTALKKLSEGRTTLTIAHRLSTIVDSDEILVMLEGKIAERGSHQELMALGGWYAKMFAMQQDEVDTTLTS; this is encoded by the coding sequence ATGAGTACATCAACAGCAACGCCAAAGGCGAGTAATCTGCAAATTATTTTGCGCCTGCTTACCTATATGACGCCCTTTAACAATATTATGATTACTTCGCTGGTGGCGCGGATTATTCGCTGCTGTGGTCAGGCAGCAGTGCTGGGTATTGCGGCAGCCAGTGTCGGTTTATATATTAATAGCGCCGAACCCGGCGTAGTTAATTGGGATGTTATCTGGACCCAGGCCAAGTGGATTGCTTTTTTTGGCACCATTGTTGGTTTTGGTTCTTATATCGAAAACTATACCGGTCATTATGTGGCGTTTAGGATTTTAGCGGCATTTCGCGATAAATTTTATTACGCTATGTTGCCATTGGCCCCAGCAAAAACCTCCAGGTTGCAATCCGGTGATGCGGTTAGTCGAGTGATGACTGATTGTGAGCGTATTGAACCTTTTTATGCCCATACCATAGCACCGGCGATTGCCGCTGTGTTTGTGCCCGCCTTAATTCTGGTGTGGTGTTGGACCGTGGATGAGTCGCTGGTATATGTGTTGCTGCCTTTTTATGTGGCCAATACCGTATTGCTACCCTGGTTGGTATCAAAGCTGGGTGGTGATGGTGTTGAGTATCGCCAGCAGTTAGGTGAGGTTAATGGTTTTGTTGCCGATAGTATTCAAGGGGTGCGCGATACCGTGGCCTTTGGTTATGAAAAAAAGCGCGCTGAAGAGTTGTATAACATGGGCGCTACTATGCAAAAAGGTCAGGATAAATTATATGGTGCCGACGCCAATCAGCGTGGCCTTGCGGAAGTATTTATTACGGTCGGTATTCTGGCTTCAGCTTGGTGGGGTATTGAATTGGCACTGGCAGGGGTGATTGATCCGCTGGTAGAGTTGCCTGCGGTTATCGCTGTGTCTATTGTCGGTTTTTACCTATCAGTCGGGCTTGCCAATAATTTTACCGATTACCGGGTCTCGTTAATTGCAGCCCGTCGTCTATTTGCCATGATGGATGAAACGCCAGCGGTACAGGATACAGCGAAAGGCCCCGTTGCCGGTCCGGTTGATTCGGCAATTTCTTTTGATAATGTTAGTTTTGAATACGATGCCAGTGATGATCAGTGGAGTCGTAAGAAAAAAATCTTTGATGGATTCTCGTTTGATCTTCCCGCTGGTAAACACTTTGCTTTAGTGGGGCCCAGTGGTACGGGTAAATCTACCGTGGTGAATTTATTGTTGCGCCAGTGGGATCCACAGTCTGGCAATATCTCTATTGGCGGCCATCAGGCGCAGGAATTTCCATTAGAAGATTTGCAGGATTTATTTGCGGTAGTCTCCCAGCGCAGTTTTATTTTTAATGACACCCTTAAAGAAAATATTCGCATGGGGAGCTACGATGCCGCTGATGCTGAGATTCAAGCCGCTGCTGAGCAGGCAGGTTTGGGTGAGTTTTTAGCTGCCTCTCCTGATGGTTTGGACACTCAGGCGGGTGAGCGGGGCAGTAAGATTTCTGGTGGCCAACGTCAGCGGGTGGCAATTGCTCGGGCTATTCTAAAAGATTCACCTTTTGTGTTATTAGATGAGGCAACCTCTGCCCTTGATGTGGAAACTGAGTTAAGTGTCATGACTGCGTTGAAGAAGTTGTCAGAAGGGCGGACAACTTTAACCATTGCCCACCGTCTTTCAACCATTGTCGATAGCGATGAGATTTTGGTAATGCTGGAAGGCAAGATTGCCGAGCGTGGCAGTCATCAAGAATTGATGGCCTTAGGGGGATGGTATGCGAAGATGTTTGCCATGCAGCAGGATGAGGTTGATACAACACTGACTTCGTAG
- a CDS encoding heavy metal translocating P-type ATPase, which produces MSEALSTESTGPLKVKITGMDCGGCAMTIEDSIRKLEGVSSASVSFTTETMEVEGNIAMDSIEARLKELGYKINSDKPQTYAELPDHRGAAGFARFLWEQPPLRMAVCVAIAVILGIITLSGMDPIRGVEPLDAVFAAAVIISGAPVFLKGFRALIFANRITIDLLMAIATVGALGIGEYGEAVTVILLFMLGEALEAYSAERARDSLRSLMALQPQEATVLQAHSDNHSDHKHSESCSDNDHEHKPSVAHTHNHDDHSHTAQHAHGHNHEQGENCSGHDHQSHDQGDHDHTVVMPVDQVQIGDRVLVRPGQRIPVDGVVIKGLSSVDQAPVTGESVPVVKDIDDTVMAGTVNGEAALEIRSTKVAAEGTIARIAKLVEQAQAQRSPAERFIDRFARWYTPTVVALATLVVLIPVYGFGQPLMTEGETTGWLYRGLAMLIIACPCALVISIPVTVVSGLTRLANLGVLVKGGAQLDRMADISAIAFDKTGTLTYGKPRVTNIRSLQCSHDAANDDNCSNCDNVVAIAAAVERSSEHPVAHAIVEAAHNRSGVGHLAVAQAVQAHPGKGVSGELSGDKKITVGTGDLFNTEMEGWADIAPHAEAARDKGETVMYVSENNKVIGYIGVHDEIREITPEALSQLSQMNIRKVMLTGDHLKAANRVADSINDIDEVHAQLMPEDKLSAIEKIHTDHGAVAMVGDGINDAPALARADIGIAMGGGGTAQAMETADVVLMQDDLQDVSLALRVARKSRTIVKQNIVLSLVLKVLFLSLAIPGIATLWMAVLADVGGTLIVTLNGMRLLREK; this is translated from the coding sequence ATGAGCGAAGCCCTGAGCACCGAAAGTACCGGACCCTTAAAGGTCAAAATCACCGGTATGGACTGCGGCGGTTGTGCTATGACGATTGAAGACAGTATCCGCAAACTGGAGGGTGTCAGCAGTGCCAGTGTCAGCTTTACTACTGAAACCATGGAAGTTGAAGGCAATATTGCCATGGACAGTATTGAAGCCCGTTTAAAAGAGCTGGGCTACAAAATCAATAGTGATAAACCACAAACCTATGCCGAGCTACCAGACCACCGCGGTGCTGCGGGCTTTGCGCGCTTCTTATGGGAGCAACCCCCTCTGCGGATGGCTGTCTGTGTGGCCATTGCCGTTATCCTTGGCATAATCACCTTAAGCGGTATGGACCCAATTAGGGGTGTAGAACCTCTGGATGCTGTATTTGCCGCCGCCGTAATAATCTCTGGTGCTCCGGTTTTTCTTAAAGGTTTTCGTGCATTAATTTTCGCCAATCGTATTACCATTGATTTATTGATGGCTATCGCCACCGTCGGCGCCCTGGGTATTGGCGAGTACGGTGAAGCGGTTACTGTGATTTTATTATTTATGTTGGGCGAAGCACTGGAAGCCTATAGTGCCGAGCGCGCCCGTGACTCACTGCGCAGTCTGATGGCTTTACAGCCACAGGAAGCAACAGTGCTTCAAGCCCATAGCGATAACCATAGCGATCATAAGCACAGCGAGTCTTGCAGTGATAACGACCACGAGCATAAGCCCAGTGTTGCCCACACACATAACCATGATGACCACAGCCATACTGCGCAGCATGCTCACGGCCATAACCATGAGCAGGGTGAAAACTGTAGTGGCCATGATCACCAGAGCCACGATCAAGGCGATCATGACCACACTGTAGTTATGCCCGTTGATCAAGTACAAATCGGTGACCGAGTGCTAGTTCGCCCCGGTCAGCGTATCCCTGTCGACGGGGTTGTTATCAAAGGCTTATCCTCCGTAGACCAGGCCCCGGTTACCGGTGAAAGTGTGCCGGTGGTTAAAGATATTGATGATACTGTTATGGCCGGTACCGTTAACGGTGAAGCCGCCCTTGAAATTCGCTCCACCAAAGTGGCCGCAGAAGGCACCATTGCCCGTATCGCCAAACTGGTAGAACAAGCTCAGGCACAACGCAGCCCCGCTGAGCGCTTTATTGATCGCTTTGCTCGCTGGTATACACCAACAGTCGTGGCTTTGGCGACATTGGTCGTGTTAATTCCCGTCTATGGATTTGGCCAGCCCTTAATGACAGAAGGCGAAACCACCGGTTGGTTATATCGCGGCCTGGCCATGTTAATTATTGCCTGCCCTTGTGCCTTGGTTATTAGTATTCCTGTCACCGTTGTTAGCGGCTTAACTCGCTTAGCCAATCTGGGCGTACTGGTTAAAGGTGGCGCACAGCTAGATCGTATGGCCGATATCTCCGCTATCGCTTTTGATAAAACCGGCACACTCACTTATGGCAAGCCTCGGGTAACCAATATTCGCAGCTTGCAGTGCTCACACGATGCCGCCAATGATGACAACTGCAGCAACTGCGACAATGTTGTAGCGATAGCGGCTGCGGTTGAGCGTTCTTCTGAACACCCTGTTGCTCACGCTATTGTGGAAGCAGCACATAACCGTTCCGGTGTAGGCCACCTTGCCGTAGCACAGGCTGTGCAGGCGCACCCCGGTAAAGGTGTTAGCGGTGAATTATCCGGTGATAAAAAAATCACTGTCGGAACCGGTGATTTATTTAATACCGAGATGGAAGGCTGGGCAGATATTGCCCCCCATGCGGAAGCCGCTCGTGATAAAGGCGAAACCGTTATGTATGTATCAGAAAACAATAAAGTGATTGGCTATATTGGCGTACACGATGAAATTCGTGAAATCACTCCCGAGGCTTTATCCCAATTATCACAAATGAATATTCGCAAAGTGATGTTAACCGGTGACCACCTAAAAGCCGCCAATCGCGTTGCCGATAGTATTAATGACATTGATGAAGTTCACGCACAGCTAATGCCGGAAGATAAATTATCGGCAATTGAAAAAATTCATACGGATCACGGCGCAGTGGCCATGGTCGGTGACGGTATTAATGATGCCCCCGCCCTCGCCCGTGCCGATATCGGTATTGCTATGGGCGGCGGTGGTACGGCCCAAGCCATGGAAACCGCCGATGTGGTATTAATGCAAGATGATTTACAGGATGTATCACTAGCCCTGCGGGTAGCACGCAAGTCACGCACGATTGTTAAACAGAATATTGTGTTAAGCTTGGTGCTTAAAGTGTTGTTCTTATCATTAGCTATTCCTGGTATTGCTACTTTATGGATGGCAGTACTGGCCGATGTAGGTGGCACACTTATCGTTACCTTGAACGGCATGCGTCTGTTACGCGAAAAGTAA
- a CDS encoding TIGR02808 family protein has product MSQLESIFWHVVGYSAMPFIILAGFAGVAVASVWVLSLTSDKADS; this is encoded by the coding sequence ATGAGTCAACTAGAATCCATTTTTTGGCACGTCGTAGGCTATAGCGCGATGCCCTTTATTATCCTCGCAGGGTTTGCAGGTGTCGCTGTGGCTTCAGTTTGGGTCTTATCGTTAACATCAGACAAAGCTGACAGCTAA
- the napA gene encoding periplasmic nitrate reductase subunit alpha, whose product MKTSRRALMKASAAASAAAVAGVTLPAKATNLIASSKETKITWDKAPCRFCGTGCSVLVGTKNGRVVATQGDPESPVNKGLNCVKGYFLSKIMYGTDRLQQPLLRMKDGKYHKDGDFAPVSWDTAFDVMAEKWKDALKKSGPTSVGMFGSGQWTVMEGYAASKMMKAGFRSNNIDPNARHCMASAVVGFMRTFGIDEPMGCYDDFENADAFVLWGSNMAEMHPVLWTRITDRRLSNPDVKVNVMSTYYHRSFELADHGYIFKPQSDLAIANFIANYIIQNDAVNWDFVNKHTNFKQAATDIGYGLRDEHPLQQKAANPNSGDMSSIDFDQYKASVAPYTAEKAAEISGVSEDKLIQLAKQYADPNTKVMSLWTMGMNQHTRGVWMNSLVYNLHLLTGKISTPGNSPFSLTGQPSACGTAREVGTFAHRLPADMVVTNPKHRATAEKYWKLPDGTIPAKPGYHAVLQDRMLNDGKLNAYWVQCNNNMQAGPNINNERLPGYRNPANFIAVSDPYPTATAQAADLILPTAMWIEKEGAYGNAERRTQAWYQQVESPGEARSDLWQVMEFSKRFKIEEVWPEELIAKMPEYRGKTMYEVLYENGQVNQYPLEEAQELNDDAQHFGHYVQKGLFEEYALFGRGHGHDLASYDTYHKVRGLRWPVVDGKETLWRYKEGSDPYAKKGSGWDFYGKPDGKALIISAPYEAPAESPDAEFDMWLCTGRVLEHWHTGTMTARVPELHKAVPDALCYMHPDDAAKRDLRRGDEVVISNKRGEVRARVETRGRNRPPENLVFVPFFDARILINKLILDATDPLSKQTDYKKCPVKITKVA is encoded by the coding sequence ATGAAAACATCTAGAAGAGCGTTGATGAAAGCAAGCGCTGCAGCGTCAGCGGCCGCTGTCGCAGGGGTTACATTACCGGCAAAGGCGACCAACCTGATCGCAAGTTCAAAAGAAACCAAAATCACTTGGGATAAAGCGCCTTGCCGATTTTGCGGCACCGGGTGTTCAGTGCTGGTTGGCACCAAAAATGGCCGAGTCGTTGCCACGCAGGGTGACCCAGAGTCACCGGTCAATAAGGGGCTTAACTGCGTTAAAGGCTATTTCCTCTCCAAAATCATGTACGGTACTGACCGCTTGCAACAGCCTTTATTACGTATGAAAGACGGTAAGTATCACAAGGACGGCGACTTTGCGCCGGTTTCATGGGACACCGCCTTTGATGTGATGGCTGAAAAATGGAAGGACGCATTGAAAAAAAGCGGCCCTACCAGCGTCGGTATGTTTGGCTCAGGGCAATGGACAGTCATGGAAGGTTACGCCGCATCGAAGATGATGAAGGCAGGCTTTAGATCAAACAATATTGACCCCAACGCGCGTCACTGTATGGCCTCTGCCGTTGTCGGCTTTATGCGCACCTTTGGCATCGACGAGCCCATGGGCTGTTACGACGACTTTGAGAATGCAGACGCCTTTGTTTTGTGGGGGTCGAATATGGCAGAAATGCACCCCGTACTTTGGACACGCATTACTGACCGCCGCTTGAGTAACCCCGATGTCAAAGTTAACGTGATGTCTACTTACTATCACCGCTCCTTTGAGCTAGCTGATCACGGCTATATTTTTAAGCCACAGTCAGATCTCGCCATTGCCAACTTTATCGCCAATTACATCATCCAGAACGACGCCGTTAATTGGGACTTTGTTAATAAACACACTAATTTCAAACAGGCAGCCACCGATATAGGCTACGGCTTACGTGATGAGCACCCCCTTCAGCAAAAGGCTGCCAACCCAAACTCAGGCGATATGTCATCGATTGATTTTGATCAGTATAAAGCCTCAGTCGCACCCTATACTGCTGAAAAAGCCGCTGAAATATCCGGTGTCAGCGAAGATAAACTGATTCAGTTAGCCAAGCAGTATGCTGACCCCAACACCAAAGTGATGTCTCTGTGGACCATGGGCATGAATCAGCACACCCGCGGTGTATGGATGAATAGCCTGGTCTATAACCTGCATCTACTAACCGGCAAAATATCCACACCGGGCAACAGTCCTTTTTCTTTGACCGGCCAACCCTCGGCCTGCGGTACGGCACGCGAAGTTGGCACATTCGCTCACCGCCTTCCTGCCGACATGGTTGTCACAAACCCTAAACACCGGGCCACTGCAGAAAAATATTGGAAACTACCGGACGGCACCATCCCTGCCAAACCCGGCTACCATGCGGTGCTGCAAGACAGAATGCTAAACGACGGCAAACTCAATGCCTATTGGGTGCAGTGTAATAACAATATGCAAGCCGGCCCGAACATTAATAACGAGCGGCTTCCTGGTTATCGCAACCCCGCTAACTTTATCGCGGTATCTGACCCCTACCCCACCGCAACCGCTCAAGCCGCTGACCTTATTTTGCCCACCGCCATGTGGATTGAAAAAGAAGGGGCTTACGGCAACGCTGAGCGCAGAACACAGGCTTGGTATCAGCAAGTGGAGTCTCCCGGTGAAGCACGTTCAGATCTTTGGCAAGTCATGGAGTTTTCTAAGCGCTTTAAGATAGAAGAAGTATGGCCGGAAGAACTGATTGCAAAAATGCCTGAGTACCGTGGCAAAACCATGTATGAGGTGCTGTATGAAAATGGGCAAGTTAACCAGTACCCGTTAGAAGAAGCGCAGGAACTCAATGATGATGCGCAGCATTTTGGTCACTACGTTCAAAAAGGCCTGTTTGAAGAATATGCCCTATTTGGCCGTGGCCACGGCCATGATTTAGCCTCTTACGACACCTACCATAAAGTGCGTGGTTTGCGCTGGCCGGTGGTTGATGGCAAAGAAACACTGTGGCGCTATAAAGAAGGTTCTGACCCCTACGCCAAAAAAGGCTCAGGCTGGGATTTTTATGGCAAGCCCGATGGCAAGGCGCTGATTATATCCGCACCTTACGAGGCTCCGGCGGAATCTCCCGACGCTGAATTTGATATGTGGCTATGTACTGGCCGCGTATTAGAGCATTGGCATACAGGAACGATGACGGCACGTGTGCCAGAACTGCATAAAGCCGTACCTGACGCACTGTGTTATATGCACCCGGACGATGCTGCCAAACGTGACTTAAGACGTGGTGACGAAGTTGTGATCTCGAATAAACGCGGTGAAGTTCGTGCCCGTGTTGAAACACGCGGTCGCAACAGGCCTCCGGAAAACTTAGTGTTTGTACCGTTTTTCGATGCCCGTATATTGATTAACAAACTGATCCTGGATGCAACCGATCCATTATCGAAGCAAACCGACTATAAAAAGTGTCCGGTTAAAATTACCAAAGTAGCCTAA
- the napF gene encoding ferredoxin-type protein NapF, whose protein sequence is MDLQRRHFLRGKVGTHKQPTRMPWLIDIDQFSSTCTQCEQCITSCKENIIVKGDGGFPEVNFALGECTFCGDCASVCPEPLFNQSDDKAPWDYRASINNTCLTYNNVSCQSCQDSCEPRAIVFEYTIGKPPTPSISSEACTGCGACVATCPSQAIDIQLPTA, encoded by the coding sequence ATGGATCTACAACGTCGCCATTTTTTACGCGGCAAGGTTGGCACACACAAACAGCCAACCCGTATGCCCTGGCTTATTGATATTGACCAATTTTCATCTACCTGCACGCAATGCGAACAATGCATCACTTCCTGTAAAGAAAATATCATTGTCAAAGGTGACGGCGGCTTCCCTGAAGTTAACTTTGCTTTAGGTGAGTGTACCTTTTGCGGAGACTGCGCCAGCGTTTGCCCCGAGCCTTTATTTAACCAAAGTGATGATAAAGCGCCTTGGGATTATCGCGCTTCAATTAATAACACCTGCTTAACTTACAACAATGTTTCATGCCAAAGCTGCCAAGATAGCTGCGAACCTAGAGCCATTGTCTTTGAATATACTATTGGAAAACCGCCTACACCAAGCATAAGCTCAGAAGCCTGCACTGGCTGCGGCGCCTGTGTGGCCACCTGCCCGTCACAGGCAATAGACATCCAGCTGCCTACTGCGTAG